A single Antechinus flavipes isolate AdamAnt ecotype Samford, QLD, Australia chromosome 5, AdamAnt_v2, whole genome shotgun sequence DNA region contains:
- the DUSP6 gene encoding dual specificity protein phosphatase 6, whose product MIDTFRPVSFVSEMAISKTVAWLNEQLELGSDRLLLLDCRPQELYESSHIESAINVAIPGIMLRRLQKGNLPVRSLFSRGEDRDRFTRRCGTDTVVLYDENSSEWNENTGGESVLGLLLTRLKDEGCRAFYLEGGFSKFQAEFALHCETNLDGSGSSSSSPPLPVLGLGGLRISSDSSSDIESDIDRDPNSATDSDGSPLSNSQPSFPVEILPFLYLGCAKDSTNLDVLEEFGIKYILNVTPNLPNLFENAGEFKYKQIPISDHWSQNLSQFFPEAISFIDEARGKNCGVLVHCLAGISRSVTVTVAYLMQKLNLSMNDAYDIVKMKKSNISPNFNFMGQLLDFERTLGLSSPCDNRVPAQQLYFTTPSNQNVFQVDSLQST is encoded by the exons ATGATAGATACGTTCAGACCCGTGTCTTTCGTGTCGGAAATGGCTATCAGTAAGACGGTGGCGTGGCTGAACGAGCAGCTGGAGCTGGGCAGCGACCGGCTGCTGCTGCTGGACTGCCGGCCGCAGGAGTTGTACGAGTCGTCCCACATCGAGTCGGCCATCAACGTGGCCATTCCGGGCATCATGCTGCGGCGGCTGCAGAAGGGCAACCTGCCGGTGCGTTCGCTCTTCTCCCGCGGAGAAGACCGCGACCGCTTCACCAGGCGTTGCGGGACGGACACGGTGGTCCTGTACGACGAGAACAGCAGCGAGTGGAACGAGAACACGGGAGGAGAGTCCGTGCTGGGGCTTCTGCTGACGAGGCTCAAGGACGAAGGCTGCAGGGCATTTTACCTGGAAG GTGGGTTCAGTAAGTTCCAAGCCGAGTTCGCTCTGCATTGTGAGACCAATTTAGACGGCTCCGGTAGCAGCAGCAGCTCGCCTCCCCTGCCAGTCCTAGGACTGGGAGGCCTCCGGATCAGCTCGGATTCCTCTTCGGATATTGAATCTGACATTGACCGAGACCCCAACAGTGCCACTGACTCGGATGGCAGCCCTTTGTCCAACAGTCAGCCTTCCTTCCCCGTGGagattcttccctttctctacctGGGGTGTGCTAAGGATTCCACCAACCTGGACGTTTTAGAAGAGTTCGGAATCAAATACATCTTGAATGTAACCCCTAACCTGCCTAATCTCTTCGAGAATGCTGGAGAGTTTAAATATAAACAGATTCCAATCTCCGATCACTGGAGCCAAAACTTGTCTCAGTTTTTCCCGGAGGCCATTTCTTTTATAG ATGAAGCCCGAGGAAAAAATTGTGGGGTTTTGGTGCATTGCTTAGCTGGAATCAGCCGCTCAGTCACTGTCACCGTGGCTTACCTCATGCAGAAGCTTAACCTGTCCATGAATGATGCTTATGATATCGTCAAGATGAAGAAGTCCAATATCTCCCCCAACTTCAACTTCATGGGCCAGCTGCTGGACTTTGAAAGGACTCTGGGGCTGAGCAGCCCCTGTGACAATCGGGTACCAGCTCAACAGCTTTATTTCACTACTCCGTCCAACCAGAATGTGTTTCAAGTGGATTCTCTGCAGTCCACGTGA